Part of the Sinomonas terrae genome, TACGGGCTGCGGTTCAACGAGGTCCGGCACCTTCAGGTGGTCGACTTCGCCACCAATCCGCACGCCCGCCGGTTCGGGAAGTTCGGGGTGTGCAAGGTCCGCTTCGGCAAGTCCCGGCGGGCCTCCCCTCCCAAGCCCCGCAGCGTCCTGACCGTCTTCGACTGGACCCCCGGCATCTTCGAGGACTGGCTGGCCAACGGCCGCGGCACCCTCGACACCCTCGACCTGTTCCCCAGCGAACGCGGAGGGCTGATCAGCGAATCCACCCTCCTGCGGCGGCTGCGCCGCTACGTCGCCGAGCTCGGAATCCCGGCAGACGGGCTGGACCTGCACTCGCTGCGGAGGTCTTATGCGACCCATCTTCTGGAGGATGGATGGGATCCTAGGTTCGTGCAGTTTCAGATGGGGCACGAGCACGCCTCCACCACCGGCATCTACCAGTTCGTCAGCGACGACTTCCGCACGAAGACCCTACGGGAAGGGCTCGAGCGGACCCTGGACGAGGCCCTCGGGCATCCGGAGGGCGAGTGGTGAAGCGGCAGGTCGAGTACCGGTGGCGGCTCGCGGAGCTGATGGCCGCCCGCGGTCTGCACAACACCACCGACCTCATCCCGCTGCTCGCCGAGCGCGGGATCGTCCTCTCCCGCCCCCAGGTCTACCGGCTCGTGAACCAGAAGCCCGAACGTGTCGCCCTGCAGCTGATCGCCGCGATCTGCGACATCTTCTCCTGCGGCCCCGAGGACCTCATCACCGTCACCGCAGCGGACGTGAAGGCCCGAAGGACCGGAACCGCCTCATCCCCCAACGTCGTCGACCTCAACCGCGCCGCCCGCCCACGCCGCGCCCGCATCATCGACGATGACCACTGAGCCGGCAGGCCTGAACCCGCGCACGACCACCCGCGGACGGCCCCGCACCACCGGCACTACTCTCTGTGCTCGCTGCGGCCGCAACGCCGGCAGGGCCAGGGTGTGGTGGCCGGAGGGGAAGGTCTGCGGCCCCTGCTTCACCACCGCCACCCGGACCCACGGAACCTGCCCCGGCTGCGGCCAGCACCGCCTCCTCCCCGGCCCGCCCCACCTCGAGGACGGGCCCCGCTGCGCCCATTGCGCTGGCATCCCCCACGACTTCCACTGCACCCGCTGCGGGACCGAGGCCGAGCCCTACCGGCACGGCACCTGCGCCCGCTGCTCCCTCCGAGACGACCTCACCGCCCTGCTCCTCGCCGAACCGGCGGATCCCGCGGCGATGGGACGGCTCGTCGACGTCCTCTGCCAGGCCGAGCGCCCGGAGAGCATCATCACCTGGAAGCGCTCCCCCAAGGTCCAGACTCTCCTGGCCTCGCTCGCGGCGGGGACCACGTCCCTGACCCACGGA contains:
- a CDS encoding helix-turn-helix domain-containing protein; protein product: MKRQVEYRWRLAELMAARGLHNTTDLIPLLAERGIVLSRPQVYRLVNQKPERVALQLIAAICDIFSCGPEDLITVTAADVKARRTGTASSPNVVDLNRAARPRRARIIDDDH